From the genome of Pelobates fuscus isolate aPelFus1 chromosome 6, aPelFus1.pri, whole genome shotgun sequence, one region includes:
- the GRN gene encoding progranulin, whose product MGTLWILSLLAASVAANLCPDGTRCGEDSLCCELSGEQGYGCCSKEEIVSRSLPMISMENECSDHESCPAEYSCVNTPQGNSACCPLPQGSSCQDGNHCCPSGTLCSSDGHHCIPATNQSAVICPDGKSECPSDATCCVMEGQVWGCCPMPQASCCSDHLHCCPRNTLCDVQHGRCQSEDGVTPWMRKLPARVKLVGLGDIFKRTNCSDHTTCPNGATCCLQKDGKYGCCPFTDGVCCRDHVHCCPSGTRCDLTHNKCASLSLETPLFTKTPALEETDVKCDDSTSCPGDSTCCRLESGEWGCCPIPQAVCCEDHVHCCPGGYTCSGSQCVNDGVSIPLLRKTPALKHKENNVQCNDTAFCPDGATCCRLKSGEWGCCPLEHAVCCDDHEHCCPSGHTCSGGQCLEGENSIPAFKKLPALTNAASNANRVPCDASTSCPDGSTCCRKSDGDWGCCPIEKAVCCSDHQHCCPEGYTCDVSLGVCNKADQQSEPNIPSVSTTPIQPVDYVWCDSSHACYDGQTCCVGPGGVWQCCPYTQGVCCPDRVHCCPYGHICLNAGAACSRAGPLSWLESPVPSAPIQQAKQINPTTPIQQAKPANPTASIQPVDYVWCDSSHACYDGQTCCVGPGGVWQCCPYAQGVCCPDRVHCCPYGHVCLNSGAACSRAGPLSWLGPPVPSAPIQEAKPSNPTTPIQPVDYVWCDSSHACYDGQTCCVGPGGVWQCCPYAHGVCCPDRVHCCPYGHVCLNSGSSCSRVGPLRWDGEKWPENKPQKAISFL is encoded by the exons ATGGGGACGCTCTGGATACTTTCCCTTTTGGCAGCGTCTGTGGCTGCTAACCTGTGTCCTGATGGCACCAGATGTGGCGAGGACAGCCTGTGCTGTGAGCTGTCTGGTGAGCAGGGATACGGTTGCTGCTCCAAGGAAGAG ATTGTGTCCCGATCTCTTCCAATGATTTCCATGGAGAACGAGTGTTCGGATCATGAAAGCTGTCCTGCTGAATACAGCTGTGTTAATACCCCTCAGGGCAATTCTGCTTGCTGTCCGCTGCCACAG ggaTCATCCTGCCAAGATGGAAATCATTGCTGTCCTTCCGGTACTCTTTGCTCTTCAGATGGACACCACTGTATTCCAG CCACCAATCAATCTGCAGTGATCTGCCCAGATGGAAAATCTGAGTGTCCAAGTGATGCCACGTGCTGTGTAATGGAGGGGCAGGTCTGGGGATGCTGCCCAATGCCACAG GCGTCTTGCTGCAGCGATCACCTGCACTGTTGTCCTCGCAATACTCTGTGTGATGTCCAGCATGGCCGCTGCCAGTCTGAAGATGGCGTAACCCCCTGGATGCGCAAGCTTCCTGCTAGAGTTAAACTGGTGGGATTGG GAGACATTTTCAAACGGACTAACTGCTCTGACCACACCACCTGTCCTAACGGTGCTACCTGTTGCCTCCAAAAAGATGGAAAATATGGATGCTGCCCTTTCACAGAT GGTGTTTGCTGTCGAGATCACGTCCACTGCTGCCCCTCGGGGACGCGCTGTGACCTGACTCATAATAAGTGTGCGTCGCTCAGCCTGGAGACCCCGCTCTTCACAAAGACTCCAGCTTTAGAAGAAACAG ATGTGAAGTGTGATGACTCTACCAGCTGTCCTGGTGATAGTACCTGCTGCCGCCTTGAGAGTGGTGAATGGGGTTGTTGCCCAATACCACAG GCAGTCTGTTGTGAAGACCATGTCCACTGCTGTCCAGGTGGGTACACATGTTCTGGGTCACAATGTGTTAATGATGGTGTCTCCATACCACTTCTCAGAAAAACTCCAGCGCTGAAGCACAAGG AAAACAATGTCCAGTGCAATGATACTGCCTTCTGCCCAGATGGGGCCACCTGCTGCCGTCTGAAATCTGGTGAATGGGGTTGCTGCCCTCTTGAACAT GCTGTGTGCTGTGATGACCACGAACACTGCTGTCCCAGTGGTCACACATGTTCTGGTGGACAATGCCTGGAGGGAGAGAACTCAATACCAGCATTCAAAAAACTGCCTGCTTTGACAAACGCGGCATCTAATG CTAATAGGGTTCCGTGTGACGCTAGTACAAGCTGTCCAGATGGGAGTACATGCTGCCGTAAGTCAGATGGAGACTGGGGATGTTGCCCTATAGAGAAG GCCGTGTGTTGCTCTGACCACCAACACTGCTGTCCTGAGGGATACACCTGTGACGTGTCACTTGGTGTCTGCAACAAAGCCGACCAGCAGTCAGAACCAAACATCCCTTCAGTCTCTACCACCCCAATCCAACCTGTAGACTACGTCTGGTGCGACTCCTCCCATGCATGCTATGATGGCCAGACATGTTGTGTGGGACCAGGCGGCGTTTGGCAATGCTGCCCTTATACGCAA GGGGTGTGCTGCCCAGACCGGGTGCATTGCTGCCCATATGGACACATATGTCTGAATGCTGGGGCTGCATGTAGCCGTGCTGGCCCTCTGAGCTGGCTGGAATCTCCTGTCCCTTCAGCCCCAATCCAGCAAGCAAAACAGATCAACCCTACAACCCCAATCCAGCAAGCAAAACCTGCCAATCCTACAGCCTCAATCCAACCTGTAGACTACGTCTGGTGCGACTCCTCCCATGCATGCTATGATGGACAGACCTGTTGTGTGGGACCAGGGGGAGTTTGGCAATGCTGCCCTTATGCCCAG GGGGTGTGCTGCCCGGACAGGGTGCATTGCTGTCCATATGGTCACGTATGTCTGAATTCTGGAGCGGCATGTAGCCGTGCTGGCCCTCTGAGCTGGTTAGGACCTCCAGTTCCTTCAGCCCCAATCCAGGAGGCAAAACCTTCCAACCCTACAACCCCAATTCAACCTGTAGACTACGTTTGGTGTGACTCCTCCCATGCATGCTACGATGGCCAGACATGTTGTGTGGGACCAGGTGGCGTTTGGCAATGCTGCCCTTATGCACAT GGGGTGTGCTGCCCAGACAGGGTGCATTGCTGTCCATATGGTCACGTATGTCTGAATTCTGGATCTTCATGTAGCCGTGTAGGCCCTCTGAGGTGGGATGGAGAAAAGTGGCCCGAAAATAAGCCACAAAAAGCAATCTCATTCCTATAA